In Halobaculum magnesiiphilum, the following proteins share a genomic window:
- a CDS encoding 4Fe-4S dicluster domain-containing protein — protein sequence MPEVHNPQLGREHSYPYEHREEERDWHWGMVINTNRCINCNTCSFACKSTWTSGEGEEYMWWMNVETEPYGGYPMGWDMRLLDDLGPDETIFEAAEDGEQVRGYVAAKEEWEYPALGDDQSHGEYPAGDVVESDPENEQYHDMWQFYLPRLCNHCKNPACLAACPRQAIYKREEDGIVLLDQERCRGYRRCVKSCPYHKPMYNPETGISEKPVGCFPRIEDGNVPRCVSSCIGKTRLHGNINRGPDAGHPNDVSSAADGRSPINYLVKSDEKVALPLYPQFGTRPQVFYMPPYHVPPEFLTQMFTPNVDEKRNDWPGSTYEESVKIVQQRARDPSHHVLGILQLFGATTRLIETYRVKENRVKGWDRKGKKVVDMPIEEPMEVREGEQWTNQP from the coding sequence ATGCCCGAGGTACACAACCCGCAGCTCGGCCGCGAGCACAGCTACCCCTACGAGCACCGCGAAGAGGAGCGCGACTGGCACTGGGGGATGGTGATCAACACGAACCGGTGTATCAACTGCAACACCTGCTCGTTCGCCTGCAAGTCCACCTGGACCAGCGGGGAGGGCGAGGAGTACATGTGGTGGATGAACGTCGAGACCGAGCCGTACGGCGGCTACCCGATGGGCTGGGACATGCGCCTGCTCGACGACCTGGGTCCCGACGAGACGATCTTCGAGGCGGCCGAGGACGGCGAGCAGGTCCGCGGCTACGTCGCCGCCAAGGAGGAGTGGGAGTACCCCGCCCTCGGGGACGACCAGTCTCACGGTGAGTACCCCGCCGGCGACGTGGTGGAGTCCGACCCCGAGAACGAGCAGTACCACGACATGTGGCAGTTCTACCTCCCGCGACTCTGCAATCACTGCAAGAACCCCGCCTGCCTGGCGGCGTGTCCGCGACAGGCGATCTACAAGCGCGAGGAAGACGGCATCGTTTTGCTCGATCAGGAGCGGTGCCGGGGGTACCGCCGCTGCGTGAAGTCGTGCCCGTACCACAAGCCGATGTACAACCCCGAGACGGGCATCTCCGAGAAGCCCGTCGGCTGTTTCCCCCGCATCGAGGACGGCAACGTCCCGCGGTGTGTCTCCTCATGTATCGGGAAGACGCGGCTGCACGGGAACATCAACCGCGGACCGGACGCGGGTCACCCGAACGACGTCTCCTCGGCGGCCGACGGCCGTTCGCCGATCAACTACCTCGTCAAGTCCGACGAGAAGGTGGCGCTGCCGCTGTACCCGCAGTTCGGGACCCGGCCGCAGGTGTTCTACATGCCGCCGTACCACGTGCCGCCGGAGTTCCTCACGCAGATGTTCACGCCGAACGTCGACGAGAAGCGCAACGACTGGCCCGGCTCCACCTACGAGGAGTCGGTGAAGATCGTCCAGCAGCGCGCCCGCGACCCGAGCCACCACGTGCTCGGCATCCTCCAGCTGTTCGGCGCGACCACCCGGCTCATCGAGACGTACCGGGTGAAGGAAAACCGCGTGAAGGGCTGGGACCGCAAGGGGAAGAAGGTCGTCGACATGCCCATCGAGGAGCCCATGGAGGTCCGCGAGGGCGAACAGTGGACCAACCAGCCGTGA
- a CDS encoding TorD/DmsD family molecular chaperone, translating into MTEPSPTTPTEPNEFEELKRYHGSRAALYAVLAGVFCYPEEETVAELTDPEANESMCEAADRLGCGDAGDDLAAALTAADLDAETFADGYDALFGLPGDDGEYPVVPYEADYTVRDDLSAKQRRIATVSGLLDAFDLERADDYHERRDHVAIELELMQVLAARRAVAEADPDGDDARTLELAEATVLSEHLADFLPGLAHDLGAAVEGEAVPEPAAEVYVAAADLATELIERDRASHPDPPETEAANGGGTA; encoded by the coding sequence ATGACCGAGCCATCACCCACTACGCCGACGGAACCGAACGAGTTCGAGGAGCTGAAACGATACCACGGCTCCCGGGCGGCGCTGTACGCCGTCCTCGCGGGGGTGTTCTGCTACCCCGAGGAGGAGACGGTGGCGGAGTTGACCGACCCGGAGGCCAACGAGAGCATGTGCGAGGCGGCCGACCGGCTCGGCTGCGGCGACGCTGGCGACGACCTCGCGGCCGCTCTGACGGCCGCGGATCTGGACGCCGAGACGTTCGCGGACGGCTACGACGCCCTGTTCGGGCTCCCGGGCGACGACGGCGAGTACCCGGTCGTTCCATACGAGGCCGACTACACCGTCCGCGACGACCTGAGCGCCAAACAGCGGCGGATCGCGACCGTCTCCGGGTTACTGGACGCGTTCGATCTGGAGCGCGCCGACGACTATCACGAACGTCGCGACCACGTCGCCATCGAGCTGGAACTCATGCAGGTGCTCGCCGCCCGCCGGGCCGTCGCGGAGGCGGACCCCGACGGCGACGACGCGCGGACGCTCGAGCTCGCGGAGGCGACGGTGCTGTCCGAACACCTCGCGGACTTCCTCCCCGGCCTCGCACACGACCTCGGCGCGGCCGTCGAGGGCGAGGCGGTGCCGGAGCCGGCCGCGGAGGTGTACGTCGCCGCCGCGGACCTGGCGACCGAATTGATCGAGCGCGACCGCGCGAGCCATCCGGACCCGCCGGAGACGGAGGCCGCCAACGGGGGTGGGACAGCGTGA
- a CDS encoding ethylbenzene dehydrogenase-related protein, which translates to MSDAAGRPWTRLPDRSAVTARVDTSAALGATAITAVVLALLLSAQAAMGAAVTSGSQPVAAVDTAPTEPGALAWENATERTVQLNPQQMALPYGGGSVGQLAVETAANDTHVAFRLTWEDPTADTNISEPGAYSDAAAIMVRRGEQPPIMMGGGDTPVNIWYWRASWQHGDQDVGGDMYTYPHPDAETKPGLAADNPLSKQRYADYGQNYYAKGYGSLSYAENQPVQASGRRTDDGWQVVFVRERTANGTYDAGLTGGEPVHIAFAVWNGSADEVNGKKSITLRFSQLQGDELSVPSDSSGDSGGSGGDGAAGDGEGTVSGDDGLWVTRSFGNGLAGVVGVVVVTYLVAYRSIRRRS; encoded by the coding sequence GTGAGCGACGCGGCCGGTCGCCCGTGGACGCGCCTCCCGGATCGCTCGGCCGTGACCGCCCGCGTCGATACCTCAGCGGCACTGGGTGCGACAGCCATCACGGCCGTCGTGTTGGCGCTGCTGCTGTCGGCGCAGGCGGCGATGGGCGCGGCCGTGACGAGCGGCAGCCAGCCGGTCGCGGCCGTCGACACCGCCCCGACCGAGCCAGGGGCGCTCGCGTGGGAGAACGCCACCGAGCGGACGGTCCAACTCAACCCCCAACAGATGGCGCTCCCGTACGGCGGCGGCAGCGTCGGCCAGCTCGCCGTCGAGACGGCGGCGAACGACACGCACGTCGCCTTCAGGCTGACCTGGGAGGATCCGACTGCCGACACGAACATCTCCGAGCCGGGCGCCTACAGCGACGCCGCGGCGATCATGGTCCGTCGGGGCGAGCAGCCGCCGATCATGATGGGCGGCGGCGACACGCCCGTCAACATCTGGTACTGGCGCGCGAGCTGGCAACACGGCGATCAGGACGTCGGCGGCGACATGTACACGTACCCGCACCCGGACGCCGAGACGAAGCCCGGACTCGCGGCCGACAACCCGCTCTCGAAGCAGCGTTACGCCGACTACGGTCAGAACTACTACGCGAAGGGATACGGCTCGCTGAGCTACGCCGAGAACCAGCCCGTACAGGCCTCGGGCCGCCGGACCGACGACGGCTGGCAGGTCGTGTTCGTCCGCGAGCGAACGGCCAACGGCACCTACGACGCCGGGCTCACGGGCGGCGAGCCTGTCCACATCGCGTTCGCGGTCTGGAACGGCAGCGCCGACGAGGTGAACGGCAAGAAGTCGATAACCCTGCGGTTCAGCCAGCTACAGGGCGACGAGCTGTCGGTACCATCGGACTCCTCGGGCGACTCCGGCGGCTCGGGCGGTGACGGCGCCGCCGGCGACGGCGAGGGGACGGTGTCCGGCGACGACGGCCTCTGGGTCACCCGGAGCTTCGGCAACGGGCTCGCCGGCGTCGTCGGCGTCGTCGTTGTCACGTACCTCGTCGCGTACCGGTCGATCAGACGGCGGTCCTGA
- a CDS encoding HEAT repeat domain-containing protein has protein sequence MNSDDYANWSARGRAPAEDEQTLQTSLRAPEAATRRDAALGLVDAAEEGLAGETLSRLAERVERDGNPDVRQFAVEALGVAGADAPAIAPAVDDSNEWVRAEAVVALARAAPESAGERLREALTDDSGYVRRNAVIALAKTGTADAATLRERLKEDPHAGVREYAAKYLATFPGKETETVTVLAAVLARDSEAFVRAGAATALGELGTDRAEEALESQGVTDRSEDVVRAAKLALATARGEDPDDIEVPSSAPGGGPDRPEETPGGRPGGVGAPGGPPTDFSRGAPGGLGGGPNGPPSGPGGRTDRDGRR, from the coding sequence ATGAACTCGGACGACTACGCGAACTGGAGCGCCCGGGGACGGGCGCCGGCTGAGGACGAACAGACGCTTCAAACTTCCTTGCGAGCGCCGGAGGCCGCGACACGCCGCGACGCCGCGCTCGGGTTGGTCGACGCGGCCGAGGAGGGCCTGGCCGGGGAGACGCTCTCTCGGCTCGCCGAGCGCGTCGAGCGGGACGGCAACCCGGACGTGCGGCAGTTCGCCGTCGAGGCGCTCGGCGTCGCCGGCGCGGACGCGCCCGCGATCGCGCCCGCGGTCGACGACTCGAACGAGTGGGTTCGCGCGGAGGCCGTCGTCGCGCTGGCGCGGGCGGCGCCGGAGAGTGCAGGCGAGCGCCTACGGGAGGCCCTCACGGACGACTCGGGGTACGTCCGCCGAAACGCCGTCATCGCACTGGCGAAGACGGGAACCGCGGACGCGGCGACGCTGCGCGAGCGGCTCAAGGAGGATCCCCACGCCGGCGTGCGCGAGTACGCCGCGAAGTATCTCGCGACCTTCCCCGGGAAGGAGACAGAGACCGTGACCGTCCTCGCGGCTGTGCTCGCACGCGATTCCGAAGCCTTCGTTCGCGCTGGCGCAGCGACCGCGTTGGGCGAACTGGGGACTGACCGCGCGGAGGAGGCGCTTGAGTCGCAGGGCGTCACCGACCGCTCGGAGGACGTGGTCCGGGCCGCGAAGCTCGCGCTGGCGACTGCCCGCGGGGAGGACCCCGATGACATCGAGGTTCCGTCCTCGGCACCCGGCGGCGGCCCCGATCGCCCGGAGGAGACGCCCGGCGGACGACCCGGGGGCGTCGGCGCGCCCGGCGGTCCGCCGACCGACTTCTCTCGGGGGGCACCCGGCGGCCTCGGCGGCGGACCGAACGGCCCGCCGAGCGGTCCGGGCGGGCGAACCGACCGCGACGGACGGAGGTGA
- a CDS encoding P-loop NTPase encodes MVDDPAHNCDAHGGGRVGDSADQDAELVERAAGALADASLPDGLADDPFTAGVVTDVRAADGTVTLAVSLDSAPTVGEIDPETADLAVERLRGAVFEVAGVEEVRVEEVGTEDMDARDEAPGDAGEHDDVGHGGHGDVHEHPAPAADRALDGVDHVVAVASAKGGVGKTTVSVALARALAADGLDVGLFDADVYGPNVPELLDVEGPVRATDDGAAAPVERAGIETMSVGLLADGGPVAWRGSMAHEALSELLFDTAWGHTVDTADEAAARDVEVDDDEVGRLDVLVLDVPPGTGDIPLTITQSVPVDGTVLVSTPAATALSDTARFRELLDENGVPTLGVVSNMDGFTCPTCGDSHDLFDGDVDAGDTLECPVLASLPFDADLRDRLAVDPAADGDDAVPDAAREVAAAVRERIGLDGDDPVPSAAVDVRGMPERPRREHVRAEAADTDPGGRLSVLDSTPPDPLLDVVAAGFGCPPDALDPRVRRHDDGRWSLTVERPVDGAPTDAERAAADAESGGPEVTGR; translated from the coding sequence ATGGTCGACGACCCGGCGCACAACTGCGACGCTCACGGCGGCGGCCGCGTCGGCGACTCCGCCGACCAGGACGCCGAGCTGGTCGAACGTGCGGCCGGCGCTCTCGCCGACGCATCGCTCCCCGACGGGCTCGCCGACGACCCGTTCACGGCGGGCGTCGTCACGGACGTTCGCGCGGCCGACGGGACGGTCACGCTCGCCGTCTCCCTGGATTCGGCCCCGACCGTCGGGGAGATCGATCCCGAAACCGCCGATCTCGCGGTCGAGCGACTCCGGGGGGCCGTCTTCGAGGTCGCGGGCGTCGAGGAAGTCCGCGTCGAGGAGGTGGGTACCGAGGACATGGACGCGCGCGACGAAGCACCCGGCGACGCGGGTGAGCACGACGACGTCGGCCACGGCGGCCACGGCGACGTGCACGAGCACCCCGCCCCGGCAGCCGACCGGGCGCTCGACGGGGTCGACCACGTCGTCGCCGTCGCCAGCGCGAAGGGCGGCGTCGGCAAGACGACCGTCTCGGTCGCGCTCGCCCGTGCGCTGGCGGCCGACGGACTCGACGTGGGGCTGTTCGACGCAGACGTGTACGGCCCGAACGTGCCGGAGCTTCTCGATGTCGAGGGGCCGGTTCGCGCGACCGACGACGGCGCCGCCGCCCCCGTCGAGCGCGCCGGGATCGAGACGATGAGCGTCGGCCTCCTCGCGGACGGCGGTCCGGTCGCCTGGCGCGGGTCGATGGCCCACGAGGCGCTCTCGGAGCTGCTGTTCGACACCGCGTGGGGCCACACCGTCGACACTGCGGACGAGGCCGCTGCGCGAGACGTGGAAGTCGACGACGATGAGGTCGGCCGCCTCGACGTGCTCGTGCTCGACGTCCCCCCTGGAACGGGCGACATCCCGCTCACCATCACCCAGTCGGTCCCCGTCGACGGAACCGTGCTGGTGTCGACGCCGGCGGCGACGGCGCTGTCAGATACTGCTCGGTTCCGCGAGTTACTCGACGAGAACGGCGTCCCGACGCTGGGCGTCGTCAGCAACATGGACGGCTTCACCTGTCCGACCTGCGGCGACAGCCACGACCTGTTCGACGGAGATGTCGATGCCGGCGACACGCTGGAGTGTCCCGTGCTCGCGAGCCTCCCGTTCGACGCGGACCTGCGCGACCGACTCGCCGTCGATCCCGCCGCGGACGGCGATGACGCCGTCCCGGACGCGGCCCGTGAGGTCGCGGCGGCCGTTCGGGAGCGGATCGGATTAGACGGCGACGACCCGGTGCCCTCGGCGGCCGTCGACGTGCGCGGGATGCCAGAGCGTCCGCGCCGCGAGCACGTCCGCGCGGAGGCCGCCGACACCGACCCCGGCGGGCGGCTGTCGGTTCTCGACTCGACGCCGCCGGACCCGCTGCTCGATGTGGTCGCCGCCGGGTTCGGCTGTCCACCGGACGCGCTCGATCCCCGCGTCCGCCGCCACGATGATGGCCGCTGGTCGCTGACGGTCGAGCGGCCGGTGGACGGGGCACCCACGGACGCCGAGCGTGCGGCTGCCGACGCGGAATCGGGAGGGCCGGAGGTGACCGGCCGGTGA
- a CDS encoding molybdopterin-dependent oxidoreductase translates to MSTRNHARAVGDDASDDTAASGVAVTVSAGDDYAAVELDRLRTMDRERIEREYMCASGERWGGVWRGVPIAAVLEVADVDLDGDATHLRVAAAGDYAVCVPVATALSAHLAIERDGDPLPPERGPRFLARVDAGKTVKAVRELELLRLDPSDDPEEYENLGY, encoded by the coding sequence GTGAGCACACGGAACCACGCGCGGGCCGTCGGGGACGACGCAAGCGACGACACGGCGGCGTCGGGCGTCGCCGTGACCGTCAGCGCCGGCGACGACTATGCGGCCGTGGAGCTTGACCGCCTACGCACGATGGATCGAGAGCGCATCGAACGGGAGTACATGTGCGCCAGCGGCGAGCGCTGGGGCGGGGTGTGGCGAGGCGTTCCGATCGCAGCGGTGCTGGAGGTCGCGGACGTTGACCTCGACGGCGACGCCACCCACCTCCGAGTCGCCGCCGCGGGCGACTACGCCGTCTGCGTCCCGGTGGCGACCGCGCTCTCGGCCCACCTCGCGATCGAGCGGGACGGCGACCCGTTGCCGCCCGAACGCGGCCCCCGGTTCCTCGCGCGGGTCGACGCCGGAAAGACGGTGAAGGCTGTTCGCGAACTCGAACTCCTCCGGCTGGACCCGTCGGACGACCCCGAGGAGTACGAGAACCTCGGATACTGA
- a CDS encoding nitric-oxide reductase large subunit, whose translation MRVTRRTLAKALVVAFVVNLVVMGAGAALAYEEAPPIPDRIVGPDGETLATGDDVQAGKAAFQRDGLMNHGSILGNGAYFGPDYTADALDLKTEAMREYYAEERYGDAYDDLPAEERAAVDSLVKSDLDDGSPGDGVIEYSAAEAYAHEQVRQEYVERYHEGSNARGVPVDMIDSEEDARRFADFAMWTAWFSHTDRPGADHSFTNDWPPAPAAGNTPGASAMTWSVIAMVLLVAGAGVGIWLYSSIDLPEPSTEGVDVPHPDDIDLLPSQSAALWFVPVAALLFLAQTLLGGLLAHYYIERHAFFGIEEVPGLGIDVLQLLPFAMAKTWHIDLGILWIATLWLGAGLFLPPLLTGYEPDNQARYVKGLLVALVVVAVGGLSGIWLGAHGYFDGDLWWILGNEGLEYLEVGKLWQAGLLVGFIAWAALAARGLKPLLDREEPYGLAHMILYAGGSIALLFTAGFMFTPETNIAVTEFWRWWVVHMWVEGAFEFFIVAVVAMTLVSMNLLRRRSAEKAVLLEALLVMGTGVIGVSHHYWWIGMPDLWVPIGSVFSTLELIPLVFILFEAINEYRALVGSGESFPYTLPFMFIIASGVWNFVGAGVLGFFINLPLINYYEHGTYLTVGHAHAAMFGAFGFLAIGMATYVLRFTVSNWSGRRLRWAFWLWNVGLALMVFVSVLPVGFIQLEVSFTQGYDAARSLAFYNRPLIQSLFWARLPGDTLIILGTALFAYDVAAKLTARRVVDDPDAVITTDGIRAFLDDD comes from the coding sequence ATGAGAGTAACGAGACGGACGCTGGCGAAGGCGCTCGTCGTGGCCTTCGTCGTGAACCTCGTCGTGATGGGCGCCGGCGCCGCGCTGGCGTACGAGGAGGCGCCGCCCATCCCCGACCGGATCGTCGGGCCCGACGGCGAGACGCTCGCGACGGGCGACGACGTACAGGCCGGCAAGGCCGCATTCCAGCGGGACGGGCTGATGAACCACGGTTCGATCCTCGGCAACGGGGCGTACTTCGGCCCCGACTACACCGCCGACGCGCTCGACCTGAAGACCGAGGCGATGCGCGAGTACTACGCCGAGGAGCGCTACGGCGACGCGTACGACGACCTCCCCGCGGAGGAGCGCGCGGCCGTCGACTCGCTCGTGAAGTCGGACCTCGACGACGGGTCGCCCGGGGACGGGGTCATCGAGTACTCCGCCGCCGAGGCGTACGCCCACGAACAGGTGCGCCAGGAGTACGTCGAGCGCTACCACGAGGGCTCGAACGCCCGGGGCGTCCCCGTCGACATGATCGACTCCGAGGAGGACGCGCGGCGCTTCGCCGACTTCGCGATGTGGACCGCGTGGTTCTCTCACACCGACCGCCCGGGCGCCGACCACAGCTTCACGAACGACTGGCCGCCCGCACCCGCCGCCGGTAACACTCCCGGCGCCTCGGCGATGACGTGGAGCGTCATCGCGATGGTGCTGCTCGTCGCCGGCGCGGGGGTCGGGATCTGGCTGTACTCGTCGATCGACCTGCCCGAGCCGTCGACCGAGGGCGTCGACGTGCCCCACCCCGACGACATCGACCTGCTGCCGAGCCAGTCGGCCGCGCTGTGGTTCGTCCCCGTCGCGGCGCTGTTGTTCCTCGCACAGACGTTGCTCGGCGGGTTGCTCGCCCACTACTACATCGAACGGCACGCGTTCTTCGGGATCGAGGAGGTCCCGGGCCTCGGCATCGACGTCCTCCAGTTGCTCCCGTTCGCGATGGCGAAGACGTGGCACATCGATCTGGGGATCCTCTGGATCGCGACGCTGTGGCTGGGGGCGGGGCTGTTCCTCCCGCCGCTCTTGACGGGCTACGAGCCCGACAACCAGGCCCGGTACGTGAAGGGTCTGCTCGTCGCGCTCGTCGTCGTCGCCGTCGGCGGGCTCTCGGGCATCTGGCTCGGCGCCCACGGCTACTTCGACGGCGACCTCTGGTGGATCCTCGGCAACGAGGGCTTGGAGTACCTGGAGGTCGGCAAGCTCTGGCAGGCCGGCCTGCTCGTCGGGTTCATCGCGTGGGCCGCCCTCGCGGCACGGGGTCTCAAGCCCCTGCTCGACCGGGAGGAGCCGTACGGGCTCGCGCACATGATCCTCTACGCCGGCGGCTCCATCGCGCTGCTGTTCACCGCGGGGTTCATGTTCACCCCGGAGACGAACATCGCGGTGACGGAGTTCTGGCGCTGGTGGGTCGTCCACATGTGGGTCGAGGGCGCCTTCGAGTTCTTCATCGTCGCCGTCGTCGCGATGACGCTGGTGTCGATGAACCTCCTGCGGCGGCGTTCGGCCGAGAAGGCCGTCCTGCTGGAGGCGCTGCTGGTGATGGGAACGGGCGTCATCGGCGTCAGCCACCACTACTGGTGGATCGGCATGCCCGACCTCTGGGTGCCCATCGGGAGCGTGTTCTCCACGCTCGAGCTGATCCCGCTGGTGTTCATCCTCTTCGAGGCGATCAACGAGTACCGGGCGCTCGTCGGCAGCGGCGAGTCGTTCCCGTACACGCTGCCGTTCATGTTCATCATCGCCTCCGGCGTGTGGAACTTCGTCGGGGCGGGCGTGCTCGGGTTCTTCATTAACCTCCCGCTGATCAACTACTACGAGCACGGCACCTACCTCACGGTCGGCCACGCCCACGCCGCCATGTTCGGCGCGTTCGGCTTCCTCGCCATCGGGATGGCGACGTACGTGCTCCGGTTCACCGTCTCGAACTGGTCGGGACGGCGCCTCCGGTGGGCGTTCTGGCTGTGGAACGTCGGCCTCGCGCTGATGGTGTTCGTCAGCGTCCTCCCGGTCGGGTTCATCCAGCTGGAGGTGTCGTTCACGCAGGGGTACGACGCCGCGCGCTCGCTGGCGTTCTACAACCGGCCGCTCATCCAGTCGCTGTTCTGGGCGCGGCTCCCCGGGGACACGCTCATCATCCTCGGCACGGCGCTGTTCGCCTACGACGTGGCCGCGAAGCTGACCGCCCGCCGCGTCGTCGACGACCCGGACGCCGTGATCACGACCGACGGGATCCGGGCGTTCCTGGACGACGACTGA
- a CDS encoding DUF7342 family protein: MDEPRAELTADADADERATPPAFDELTPVDEVVRGERTRDDFLDAVLDADDPMTVGEVADAAGHGTDAAREYLEWFERMGIVTRVTDSPATYRRNPSYLRWRRVQTLRERYTDEELVDLLGTERERAETYAAEFDADSPDEVAITDRASDDGRSVEDVWADVSAWRTSRRRIDLLERALKAEGEGSAGRRRAV; the protein is encoded by the coding sequence ATGGACGAGCCGCGAGCGGAACTGACCGCGGACGCGGACGCGGACGAGCGAGCGACACCGCCGGCGTTCGACGAGTTGACGCCCGTCGACGAGGTCGTCCGCGGCGAACGAACGCGCGACGACTTCCTTGACGCCGTCCTCGACGCCGACGACCCGATGACGGTCGGCGAGGTCGCCGACGCGGCCGGACACGGCACCGACGCGGCGCGGGAGTACCTGGAGTGGTTCGAGCGAATGGGGATCGTCACCCGTGTCACTGATTCGCCGGCGACGTACCGCCGGAACCCGTCGTACCTGCGATGGCGCCGGGTGCAGACGCTTCGGGAACGATACACCGACGAGGAATTGGTCGACCTCTTGGGGACCGAACGCGAGCGTGCGGAGACGTACGCGGCGGAGTTCGACGCCGACTCGCCCGACGAGGTGGCGATCACCGACCGCGCGTCCGACGACGGCCGGTCGGTCGAGGACGTGTGGGCGGACGTGAGCGCGTGGCGAACGTCGAGGCGACGGATCGACCTGCTCGAACGGGCACTGAAGGCTGAGGGAGAGGGATCGGCCGGCCGACGCCGCGCCGTATGA
- a CDS encoding tellurite resistance/C4-dicarboxylate transporter family protein has protein sequence MDPTEHGSRPDDRASQPGDGNGDPARGASSPGGVVDAIETFDPAYFGLVMSTGIVSIAFRELGVGAVASPLAIFNVACYALLVCVLGVRVGLFPKRVLADLRDRDRHWGSLTFVVGTNTVGVQLLTFFDAVGAAAVLWVSMTAVTPALLYYLFVTEFVGAGKPAVSERIDGAFLLVIVCMQSLAILGGSLSGAVDGYTTEIVLVSMSYFGAGYVLYFVVVTVVTYRLLEGAVRPEDWTGPYWITMGAAAITTLAGATLGPRLESVVAWEPYAPVILGITFLAWAIASWWIPLLLALDVWAFLTEGIEDRPPAWVLFVPWARLGFGRRLHTYAPTAWGRVFPMGMYTAATLNLAGIGTFSLLSVVPAYWGWFALVVWALTLVGAARALVRVLLGSRFVPAGPSESG, from the coding sequence ATGGACCCGACCGAACACGGATCACGACCGGACGACCGCGCATCGCAACCGGGCGACGGGAACGGCGACCCCGCCCGAGGAGCGTCCTCACCGGGGGGCGTCGTGGACGCGATCGAGACGTTCGACCCCGCGTATTTCGGGCTCGTCATGTCCACGGGGATCGTCTCGATCGCGTTCCGCGAACTCGGCGTCGGCGCGGTCGCGTCGCCGCTGGCGATCTTCAACGTCGCTTGCTATGCACTGCTCGTGTGCGTCCTCGGGGTCCGTGTCGGCCTCTTTCCGAAACGGGTGCTCGCGGACCTCCGCGACAGGGACCGGCACTGGGGTTCGCTGACGTTCGTCGTGGGGACGAACACGGTCGGCGTCCAACTGCTGACGTTCTTCGATGCGGTGGGTGCGGCGGCGGTATTGTGGGTGTCGATGACCGCCGTGACACCGGCGCTGTTGTACTACCTGTTCGTCACCGAGTTCGTCGGCGCCGGCAAGCCCGCGGTCAGCGAGCGCATCGACGGGGCGTTCCTGCTCGTTATCGTCTGTATGCAGTCGCTCGCGATCCTGGGTGGGTCGCTCTCGGGCGCCGTCGACGGGTACACGACCGAGATCGTCCTGGTGAGCATGAGCTACTTCGGCGCCGGGTACGTTCTCTATTTCGTCGTCGTGACAGTCGTCACCTACCGACTCCTTGAGGGTGCGGTGCGCCCCGAGGACTGGACCGGCCCCTACTGGATCACGATGGGCGCTGCGGCGATCACGACGCTCGCGGGGGCGACGCTGGGCCCGCGGCTGGAATCCGTCGTCGCCTGGGAACCGTACGCGCCGGTGATCCTCGGGATCACCTTCCTCGCGTGGGCGATCGCCTCGTGGTGGATCCCGCTATTGCTCGCGCTCGACGTGTGGGCGTTCCTGACCGAGGGGATCGAGGACCGTCCGCCAGCGTGGGTGCTGTTCGTTCCGTGGGCCAGGCTGGGGTTCGGGCGTCGATTACACACGTACGCGCCGACGGCGTGGGGCCGGGTGTTCCCGATGGGGATGTACACGGCAGCCACGCTGAACCTGGCCGGTATCGGGACGTTCAGCTTGCTTTCGGTCGTCCCCGCCTACTGGGGCTGGTTCGCCCTGGTCGTGTGGGCGCTCACACTCGTCGGCGCGGCGCGGGCGCTCGTACGGGTACTCCTCGGGAGTCGGTTCGTGCCGGCGGGGCCGTCCGAATCGGGATAG